One segment of Pangasianodon hypophthalmus isolate fPanHyp1 chromosome 10, fPanHyp1.pri, whole genome shotgun sequence DNA contains the following:
- the aftphb gene encoding aftiphilin isoform X3 has product MEPDVVRMYSSSPPPLDEDGEEEDEDDFGEFGGYSCGVSSSFSFSEYDTPTAFNQSYETDTSPPDLYNTFTQSVGQQEKELAFEDTEKITKDREAPYTESLVCETDDAVDCENGKLEVSKVLINGPLSPDSQGEHSVVSIVGKHSTSELQDFKLGGKDEHSDNPNTYQVEHCLSNGPITLCTGKELEWPPLTSASSTESVLASRADDSSTETDKASRSKGPIDSHELLEDNISQKEAEARDTLAGNGVNESQEVDSNLAGEDQSNKEKMEKEEMEDDTLSGLCGPSGASFCEIKIQSGSEDLGDVADTSLAPVAENIQMSGAQFKENVENCNEIPVSPVVKGSLVVPGRVEQVEEDFEEVCLPVVDPTVGMVHDEEAYLVIREAKRIVGGSSVESDEDFGDFRDATQGFPDVSQTESLSQEGFADFVTALSDCSSHDEFADTDTLKDLKEEEELAAEDDEDDDDDDNNNHEMMCSELPPSDSFADFSSAPFGGLAGSTGESWAEFGQHEEYEEQQESWAAFDEEQKSSTATAPSTDSLRSDNVLFGLSHKLQHLFESTFPSEMAPEDSDVLTLQTLLEPQDHAEIRESVAMWRHLLDIHSAHGLKVQWVGSHSNRVMLDCLGIYNILFTGQNKQPVIVPMFAAGLGMLEPTKEPVKPSSIFSASSPGQGRSALCTQQVVSSLSFEDDGVDPELYELTTAKLESSNTGSNVADAFTRLMETVEKNSTVTRKPERDGEISQEAAHVISLLPNLSFMHARVLMFPSTLTPAASHP; this is encoded by the exons ATGGAGCCTGACGTCGTCCGCATGTACTCCTCCTCCCCCCCTCCACTGGATGAGGACGGAGAGGAGGAAGACGAAGACGACTTTGGTGAGTTCGGAGGTTACAGCTGTGGTGTGTCATCCAGTTTCAGCTTCTCAGAGTACGACACGCCCACTGCGTTCAATCAGTCGTATGAGACAGATACCTCGCCTCCTGACCTATACAACACGTTTACACAGAGTGTCGGTCAGCAAGAGAAAGAGTTGGCATTTGAAGATACGGAAAAAATAACGAAGGACCGGGAAGCGCCATATACTGAGTCACTGGTATGCGAGACTGATGATGCCGTGGACTGTGAGAATGGAAAACTGGAGGTATCTAAAGTCCTCATCAATGGCCCTTTGTCCCCTGACTCCCAGGGGGAGCACTCTGTGGTCTCTATTGTAGGGAAGCATAGCACCTCTGAGCTTCAGGATTTCAAACTGGGCGGCAAAGATGAGCACAGTGACAACCCAAACACATATCAAGTGGAACATTGCCTTAGCAATGGACCCATCACACTTTGCACTGGTAAAGAGCTGGAGTGGCCTCCATTAACTAGCGCCAGCAGCACAGAATCTGTGCTAGCGTCTAGAGCAGATGATTCCAGCACAGAAACTGACAAAGCTTCTAGATCAAAGGGCCCCATTGATTCTCATGAGTTATTGGAGGATAACATCTCCCAGAAAGAGGCTGAGGCTAGGGACACTCTGGCAGGAAATGGGGTAAATGAATCCCAGGAAGTTGATTCCAATCTGGCAGGTGAGGATCAAAGCAACaaggaaaaaatggaaaaggagGAAATGGAAGACGATACACTCTCTGGTCTTTGTGGGCCTTCTGGTGCTTCCTTTTGTGAAATAAAGATTCAGAGTGGCTCTGAAGATCTTGGAGATGTTGCTGATACATCCCTGGCACCAGTGGCGGAGAATATTCAAATGTCTGGTGCACAGTTTAAGGAAAACGTTGAGAACTGTAACGAGATTCCAGTAAGCCCCGTGGTTAAAGGATCCCTTGTGGTTCCTGGAAGAGTGGAACAAGTGGAAGAAGATTTTGAGGAAGTGTGTTTGCCTGTTGTTGACCCAACAGTGGGGATGGTCCATGATGAGGAGGCATATCTGGTTATAAGGGAAGCTAAGAGAATTGTAGGTGGGTCTTCAGTGGAATCAGATGAGGACTTTGGAGATTTCAGGGACGCCACTCAGGGTTTTCCAGATGTCAGCCAGACCGAATCCTTGAGTCAAGAGGGATTTGCTGACTTTGTGACTGCATTATCAGACTGCTCCTCACACGATGAGTTTGCAGACACAGACACCCTGAAGGACttgaaggaggaagaggagctgGCTgcagaagatgatgaagatgatgatgacgacgacaATAATAATCATGAAATGATGTGTTCAGAACTCCCCCCAAGCGATAGCTTTGCAGATTTTAGTTCGGCTCCATTTGGAGGTTTAGCAGGTTCTACAGGTGAAAGTTGGGCAGAGTTTGGGCAGCACGAGGAGTATGAGGAACAACAGGAGTCGTGGGCAGCATTTGATGAGGAACAGAAAAGTAGTACTGCAACAGCGCCCTCTACTGATAGCCTCCGGTCTGACAATGTGTTG TTTGGGTTGAGTCACAAACTGCAGCATCTTTTCGAAAGCACTTTCCCTTCGGAGATGGCTCCAGAGGACTCAGATGTGCTGACCCTCCAGACCCTGCTGGAGCCCCAGGACCATGCGGAGATCAG ggagtctGTAGCCATGTGGCGCCACCTGTTGGACATCCACAGTGCCCACGGCCTCAAGGTGCAGTGGGTTGGCTCACACAGCAACAGAGTTATGCTGGACTGCCTAGGAATCTACAACATT TTGTTTACTGGTCAGAACAAACAGCCCGTCATCGTACCCATGTTCGCGGCTGGACTG GGAATGCTTGAACCTACCAAAGAGCCTGTGAAACCTTCCTCCATCTTTTCTGCATCTTCACCTGGTCAGGGAAGATCTGCTCTATGCACTCAG cAGGTGGTGTCCTCATTAAGTTTCGAAGACGACG GAGTGGATCCAGAGCTGTATGAACTGACCACTGCTAAACTGGAGAGCAGTAACACTGGCAGTAATGTAGCAGACGCCTTTACCAGACTGATGGAGACCGTTGAAAAGAATAGCACTGTGACCAG gaAGCCTGAGCGAGATGGAGAGATAAGCCAGGAGGCAGCCCACGTGATCTCGCTCCTTCCCAATCTGTCTTTCATGCACGCAAGAGTCCTGATGTTCCCCTCCACCCTGACTCCCGCAGCCAGTCACCCATGA
- the aftphb gene encoding aftiphilin isoform X2 gives MEPDVVRMYSSSPPPLDEDGEEEDEDDFGEFGGYSCGVSSSFSFSEYDTPTAFNQSYETDTSPPDLYNTFTQSVGQQEKELAFEDTEKITKDREAPYTESLVCETDDAVDCENGKLEVSKVLINGPLSPDSQGEHSVVSIVGKHSTSELQDFKLGGKDEHSDNPNTYQVEHCLSNGPITLCTGKELEWPPLTSASSTESVLASRADDSSTETDKASRSKGPIDSHELLEDNISQKEAEARDTLAGNGVNESQEVDSNLAGEDQSNKEKMEKEEMEDDTLSGLCGPSGASFCEIKIQSGSEDLGDVADTSLAPVAENIQMSGAQFKENVENCNEIPVSPVVKGSLVVPGRVEQVEEDFEEVCLPVVDPTVGMVHDEEAYLVIREAKRIVGGSSVESDEDFGDFRDATQGFPDVSQTESLSQEGFADFVTALSDCSSHDEFADTDTLKDLKEEEELAAEDDEDDDDDDNNNHEMMCSELPPSDSFADFSSAPFGGLAGSTGESWAEFGQHEEYEEQQESWAAFDEEQKSSTATAPSTDSLRSDNVLFGLSHKLQHLFESTFPSEMAPEDSDVLTLQTLLEPQDHAEIRESVAMWRHLLDIHSAHGLKVQWVGSHSNRVMLDCLGIYNILFTGQNKQPVIVPMFAAGLGMLEPTKEPVKPSSIFSASSPGQGRSALCTQVVSSLSFEDDAPGGAVTQLNLDFFGPMEDCSSDSDTDTPMPGVDPELYELTTAKLESSNTGSNVADAFTRLMETVEKNSTVTRKPERDGEISQEAAHVISLLPNLSFMHARVLMFPSTLTPAASHP, from the exons ATGGAGCCTGACGTCGTCCGCATGTACTCCTCCTCCCCCCCTCCACTGGATGAGGACGGAGAGGAGGAAGACGAAGACGACTTTGGTGAGTTCGGAGGTTACAGCTGTGGTGTGTCATCCAGTTTCAGCTTCTCAGAGTACGACACGCCCACTGCGTTCAATCAGTCGTATGAGACAGATACCTCGCCTCCTGACCTATACAACACGTTTACACAGAGTGTCGGTCAGCAAGAGAAAGAGTTGGCATTTGAAGATACGGAAAAAATAACGAAGGACCGGGAAGCGCCATATACTGAGTCACTGGTATGCGAGACTGATGATGCCGTGGACTGTGAGAATGGAAAACTGGAGGTATCTAAAGTCCTCATCAATGGCCCTTTGTCCCCTGACTCCCAGGGGGAGCACTCTGTGGTCTCTATTGTAGGGAAGCATAGCACCTCTGAGCTTCAGGATTTCAAACTGGGCGGCAAAGATGAGCACAGTGACAACCCAAACACATATCAAGTGGAACATTGCCTTAGCAATGGACCCATCACACTTTGCACTGGTAAAGAGCTGGAGTGGCCTCCATTAACTAGCGCCAGCAGCACAGAATCTGTGCTAGCGTCTAGAGCAGATGATTCCAGCACAGAAACTGACAAAGCTTCTAGATCAAAGGGCCCCATTGATTCTCATGAGTTATTGGAGGATAACATCTCCCAGAAAGAGGCTGAGGCTAGGGACACTCTGGCAGGAAATGGGGTAAATGAATCCCAGGAAGTTGATTCCAATCTGGCAGGTGAGGATCAAAGCAACaaggaaaaaatggaaaaggagGAAATGGAAGACGATACACTCTCTGGTCTTTGTGGGCCTTCTGGTGCTTCCTTTTGTGAAATAAAGATTCAGAGTGGCTCTGAAGATCTTGGAGATGTTGCTGATACATCCCTGGCACCAGTGGCGGAGAATATTCAAATGTCTGGTGCACAGTTTAAGGAAAACGTTGAGAACTGTAACGAGATTCCAGTAAGCCCCGTGGTTAAAGGATCCCTTGTGGTTCCTGGAAGAGTGGAACAAGTGGAAGAAGATTTTGAGGAAGTGTGTTTGCCTGTTGTTGACCCAACAGTGGGGATGGTCCATGATGAGGAGGCATATCTGGTTATAAGGGAAGCTAAGAGAATTGTAGGTGGGTCTTCAGTGGAATCAGATGAGGACTTTGGAGATTTCAGGGACGCCACTCAGGGTTTTCCAGATGTCAGCCAGACCGAATCCTTGAGTCAAGAGGGATTTGCTGACTTTGTGACTGCATTATCAGACTGCTCCTCACACGATGAGTTTGCAGACACAGACACCCTGAAGGACttgaaggaggaagaggagctgGCTgcagaagatgatgaagatgatgatgacgacgacaATAATAATCATGAAATGATGTGTTCAGAACTCCCCCCAAGCGATAGCTTTGCAGATTTTAGTTCGGCTCCATTTGGAGGTTTAGCAGGTTCTACAGGTGAAAGTTGGGCAGAGTTTGGGCAGCACGAGGAGTATGAGGAACAACAGGAGTCGTGGGCAGCATTTGATGAGGAACAGAAAAGTAGTACTGCAACAGCGCCCTCTACTGATAGCCTCCGGTCTGACAATGTGTTG TTTGGGTTGAGTCACAAACTGCAGCATCTTTTCGAAAGCACTTTCCCTTCGGAGATGGCTCCAGAGGACTCAGATGTGCTGACCCTCCAGACCCTGCTGGAGCCCCAGGACCATGCGGAGATCAG ggagtctGTAGCCATGTGGCGCCACCTGTTGGACATCCACAGTGCCCACGGCCTCAAGGTGCAGTGGGTTGGCTCACACAGCAACAGAGTTATGCTGGACTGCCTAGGAATCTACAACATT TTGTTTACTGGTCAGAACAAACAGCCCGTCATCGTACCCATGTTCGCGGCTGGACTG GGAATGCTTGAACCTACCAAAGAGCCTGTGAAACCTTCCTCCATCTTTTCTGCATCTTCACCTGGTCAGGGAAGATCTGCTCTATGCACTCAG GTGGTGTCCTCATTAAGTTTCGAAGACGACG CACCAGGGGGTGCTGTCACACAACTCAACCTCGATTTCTTTGGGCCGATGGAGGACTGTAGCTCAGACAGTGACACTGATACACCGATGCCAG GAGTGGATCCAGAGCTGTATGAACTGACCACTGCTAAACTGGAGAGCAGTAACACTGGCAGTAATGTAGCAGACGCCTTTACCAGACTGATGGAGACCGTTGAAAAGAATAGCACTGTGACCAG gaAGCCTGAGCGAGATGGAGAGATAAGCCAGGAGGCAGCCCACGTGATCTCGCTCCTTCCCAATCTGTCTTTCATGCACGCAAGAGTCCTGATGTTCCCCTCCACCCTGACTCCCGCAGCCAGTCACCCATGA
- the aftphb gene encoding aftiphilin isoform X4, which produces MEPDVVRMYSSSPPPLDEDGEEEDEDDFGEFGGYSCGVSSSFSFSEYDTPTAFNQSYETDTSPPDLYNTFTQSVGQQEKELAFEDTEKITKDREAPYTESLVCETDDAVDCENGKLEVSKVLINGPLSPDSQGEHSVVSIVGKHSTSELQDFKLGGKDEHSDNPNTYQVEHCLSNGPITLCTGKELEWPPLTSASSTESVLASRADDSSTETDKASRSKGPIDSHELLEDNISQKEAEARDTLAGNGVNESQEVDSNLAGEDQSNKEKMEKEEMEDDTLSGLCGPSGASFCEIKIQSGSEDLGDVADTSLAPVAENIQMSGAQFKENVENCNEIPVSPVVKGSLVVPGRVEQVEEDFEEVCLPVVDPTVGMVHDEEAYLVIREAKRIVGGSSVESDEDFGDFRDATQGFPDVSQTESLSQEGFADFVTALSDCSSHDEFADTDTLKDLKEEEELAAEDDEDDDDDDNNNHEMMCSELPPSDSFADFSSAPFGGLAGSTGESWAEFGQHEEYEEQQESWAAFDEEQKSSTATAPSTDSLRSDNVLFGLSHKLQHLFESTFPSEMAPEDSDVLTLQTLLEPQDHAEIRESVAMWRHLLDIHSAHGLKVQWVGSHSNRVMLDCLGIYNILFTGQNKQPVIVPMFAAGLGMLEPTKEPVKPSSIFSASSPGQGRSALCTQVVSSLSFEDDGVDPELYELTTAKLESSNTGSNVADAFTRLMETVEKNSTVTRKPERDGEISQEAAHVISLLPNLSFMHARVLMFPSTLTPAASHP; this is translated from the exons ATGGAGCCTGACGTCGTCCGCATGTACTCCTCCTCCCCCCCTCCACTGGATGAGGACGGAGAGGAGGAAGACGAAGACGACTTTGGTGAGTTCGGAGGTTACAGCTGTGGTGTGTCATCCAGTTTCAGCTTCTCAGAGTACGACACGCCCACTGCGTTCAATCAGTCGTATGAGACAGATACCTCGCCTCCTGACCTATACAACACGTTTACACAGAGTGTCGGTCAGCAAGAGAAAGAGTTGGCATTTGAAGATACGGAAAAAATAACGAAGGACCGGGAAGCGCCATATACTGAGTCACTGGTATGCGAGACTGATGATGCCGTGGACTGTGAGAATGGAAAACTGGAGGTATCTAAAGTCCTCATCAATGGCCCTTTGTCCCCTGACTCCCAGGGGGAGCACTCTGTGGTCTCTATTGTAGGGAAGCATAGCACCTCTGAGCTTCAGGATTTCAAACTGGGCGGCAAAGATGAGCACAGTGACAACCCAAACACATATCAAGTGGAACATTGCCTTAGCAATGGACCCATCACACTTTGCACTGGTAAAGAGCTGGAGTGGCCTCCATTAACTAGCGCCAGCAGCACAGAATCTGTGCTAGCGTCTAGAGCAGATGATTCCAGCACAGAAACTGACAAAGCTTCTAGATCAAAGGGCCCCATTGATTCTCATGAGTTATTGGAGGATAACATCTCCCAGAAAGAGGCTGAGGCTAGGGACACTCTGGCAGGAAATGGGGTAAATGAATCCCAGGAAGTTGATTCCAATCTGGCAGGTGAGGATCAAAGCAACaaggaaaaaatggaaaaggagGAAATGGAAGACGATACACTCTCTGGTCTTTGTGGGCCTTCTGGTGCTTCCTTTTGTGAAATAAAGATTCAGAGTGGCTCTGAAGATCTTGGAGATGTTGCTGATACATCCCTGGCACCAGTGGCGGAGAATATTCAAATGTCTGGTGCACAGTTTAAGGAAAACGTTGAGAACTGTAACGAGATTCCAGTAAGCCCCGTGGTTAAAGGATCCCTTGTGGTTCCTGGAAGAGTGGAACAAGTGGAAGAAGATTTTGAGGAAGTGTGTTTGCCTGTTGTTGACCCAACAGTGGGGATGGTCCATGATGAGGAGGCATATCTGGTTATAAGGGAAGCTAAGAGAATTGTAGGTGGGTCTTCAGTGGAATCAGATGAGGACTTTGGAGATTTCAGGGACGCCACTCAGGGTTTTCCAGATGTCAGCCAGACCGAATCCTTGAGTCAAGAGGGATTTGCTGACTTTGTGACTGCATTATCAGACTGCTCCTCACACGATGAGTTTGCAGACACAGACACCCTGAAGGACttgaaggaggaagaggagctgGCTgcagaagatgatgaagatgatgatgacgacgacaATAATAATCATGAAATGATGTGTTCAGAACTCCCCCCAAGCGATAGCTTTGCAGATTTTAGTTCGGCTCCATTTGGAGGTTTAGCAGGTTCTACAGGTGAAAGTTGGGCAGAGTTTGGGCAGCACGAGGAGTATGAGGAACAACAGGAGTCGTGGGCAGCATTTGATGAGGAACAGAAAAGTAGTACTGCAACAGCGCCCTCTACTGATAGCCTCCGGTCTGACAATGTGTTG TTTGGGTTGAGTCACAAACTGCAGCATCTTTTCGAAAGCACTTTCCCTTCGGAGATGGCTCCAGAGGACTCAGATGTGCTGACCCTCCAGACCCTGCTGGAGCCCCAGGACCATGCGGAGATCAG ggagtctGTAGCCATGTGGCGCCACCTGTTGGACATCCACAGTGCCCACGGCCTCAAGGTGCAGTGGGTTGGCTCACACAGCAACAGAGTTATGCTGGACTGCCTAGGAATCTACAACATT TTGTTTACTGGTCAGAACAAACAGCCCGTCATCGTACCCATGTTCGCGGCTGGACTG GGAATGCTTGAACCTACCAAAGAGCCTGTGAAACCTTCCTCCATCTTTTCTGCATCTTCACCTGGTCAGGGAAGATCTGCTCTATGCACTCAG GTGGTGTCCTCATTAAGTTTCGAAGACGACG GAGTGGATCCAGAGCTGTATGAACTGACCACTGCTAAACTGGAGAGCAGTAACACTGGCAGTAATGTAGCAGACGCCTTTACCAGACTGATGGAGACCGTTGAAAAGAATAGCACTGTGACCAG gaAGCCTGAGCGAGATGGAGAGATAAGCCAGGAGGCAGCCCACGTGATCTCGCTCCTTCCCAATCTGTCTTTCATGCACGCAAGAGTCCTGATGTTCCCCTCCACCCTGACTCCCGCAGCCAGTCACCCATGA
- the aftphb gene encoding aftiphilin isoform X1: protein MEPDVVRMYSSSPPPLDEDGEEEDEDDFGEFGGYSCGVSSSFSFSEYDTPTAFNQSYETDTSPPDLYNTFTQSVGQQEKELAFEDTEKITKDREAPYTESLVCETDDAVDCENGKLEVSKVLINGPLSPDSQGEHSVVSIVGKHSTSELQDFKLGGKDEHSDNPNTYQVEHCLSNGPITLCTGKELEWPPLTSASSTESVLASRADDSSTETDKASRSKGPIDSHELLEDNISQKEAEARDTLAGNGVNESQEVDSNLAGEDQSNKEKMEKEEMEDDTLSGLCGPSGASFCEIKIQSGSEDLGDVADTSLAPVAENIQMSGAQFKENVENCNEIPVSPVVKGSLVVPGRVEQVEEDFEEVCLPVVDPTVGMVHDEEAYLVIREAKRIVGGSSVESDEDFGDFRDATQGFPDVSQTESLSQEGFADFVTALSDCSSHDEFADTDTLKDLKEEEELAAEDDEDDDDDDNNNHEMMCSELPPSDSFADFSSAPFGGLAGSTGESWAEFGQHEEYEEQQESWAAFDEEQKSSTATAPSTDSLRSDNVLFGLSHKLQHLFESTFPSEMAPEDSDVLTLQTLLEPQDHAEIRESVAMWRHLLDIHSAHGLKVQWVGSHSNRVMLDCLGIYNILFTGQNKQPVIVPMFAAGLGMLEPTKEPVKPSSIFSASSPGQGRSALCTQQVVSSLSFEDDAPGGAVTQLNLDFFGPMEDCSSDSDTDTPMPGVDPELYELTTAKLESSNTGSNVADAFTRLMETVEKNSTVTRKPERDGEISQEAAHVISLLPNLSFMHARVLMFPSTLTPAASHP from the exons ATGGAGCCTGACGTCGTCCGCATGTACTCCTCCTCCCCCCCTCCACTGGATGAGGACGGAGAGGAGGAAGACGAAGACGACTTTGGTGAGTTCGGAGGTTACAGCTGTGGTGTGTCATCCAGTTTCAGCTTCTCAGAGTACGACACGCCCACTGCGTTCAATCAGTCGTATGAGACAGATACCTCGCCTCCTGACCTATACAACACGTTTACACAGAGTGTCGGTCAGCAAGAGAAAGAGTTGGCATTTGAAGATACGGAAAAAATAACGAAGGACCGGGAAGCGCCATATACTGAGTCACTGGTATGCGAGACTGATGATGCCGTGGACTGTGAGAATGGAAAACTGGAGGTATCTAAAGTCCTCATCAATGGCCCTTTGTCCCCTGACTCCCAGGGGGAGCACTCTGTGGTCTCTATTGTAGGGAAGCATAGCACCTCTGAGCTTCAGGATTTCAAACTGGGCGGCAAAGATGAGCACAGTGACAACCCAAACACATATCAAGTGGAACATTGCCTTAGCAATGGACCCATCACACTTTGCACTGGTAAAGAGCTGGAGTGGCCTCCATTAACTAGCGCCAGCAGCACAGAATCTGTGCTAGCGTCTAGAGCAGATGATTCCAGCACAGAAACTGACAAAGCTTCTAGATCAAAGGGCCCCATTGATTCTCATGAGTTATTGGAGGATAACATCTCCCAGAAAGAGGCTGAGGCTAGGGACACTCTGGCAGGAAATGGGGTAAATGAATCCCAGGAAGTTGATTCCAATCTGGCAGGTGAGGATCAAAGCAACaaggaaaaaatggaaaaggagGAAATGGAAGACGATACACTCTCTGGTCTTTGTGGGCCTTCTGGTGCTTCCTTTTGTGAAATAAAGATTCAGAGTGGCTCTGAAGATCTTGGAGATGTTGCTGATACATCCCTGGCACCAGTGGCGGAGAATATTCAAATGTCTGGTGCACAGTTTAAGGAAAACGTTGAGAACTGTAACGAGATTCCAGTAAGCCCCGTGGTTAAAGGATCCCTTGTGGTTCCTGGAAGAGTGGAACAAGTGGAAGAAGATTTTGAGGAAGTGTGTTTGCCTGTTGTTGACCCAACAGTGGGGATGGTCCATGATGAGGAGGCATATCTGGTTATAAGGGAAGCTAAGAGAATTGTAGGTGGGTCTTCAGTGGAATCAGATGAGGACTTTGGAGATTTCAGGGACGCCACTCAGGGTTTTCCAGATGTCAGCCAGACCGAATCCTTGAGTCAAGAGGGATTTGCTGACTTTGTGACTGCATTATCAGACTGCTCCTCACACGATGAGTTTGCAGACACAGACACCCTGAAGGACttgaaggaggaagaggagctgGCTgcagaagatgatgaagatgatgatgacgacgacaATAATAATCATGAAATGATGTGTTCAGAACTCCCCCCAAGCGATAGCTTTGCAGATTTTAGTTCGGCTCCATTTGGAGGTTTAGCAGGTTCTACAGGTGAAAGTTGGGCAGAGTTTGGGCAGCACGAGGAGTATGAGGAACAACAGGAGTCGTGGGCAGCATTTGATGAGGAACAGAAAAGTAGTACTGCAACAGCGCCCTCTACTGATAGCCTCCGGTCTGACAATGTGTTG TTTGGGTTGAGTCACAAACTGCAGCATCTTTTCGAAAGCACTTTCCCTTCGGAGATGGCTCCAGAGGACTCAGATGTGCTGACCCTCCAGACCCTGCTGGAGCCCCAGGACCATGCGGAGATCAG ggagtctGTAGCCATGTGGCGCCACCTGTTGGACATCCACAGTGCCCACGGCCTCAAGGTGCAGTGGGTTGGCTCACACAGCAACAGAGTTATGCTGGACTGCCTAGGAATCTACAACATT TTGTTTACTGGTCAGAACAAACAGCCCGTCATCGTACCCATGTTCGCGGCTGGACTG GGAATGCTTGAACCTACCAAAGAGCCTGTGAAACCTTCCTCCATCTTTTCTGCATCTTCACCTGGTCAGGGAAGATCTGCTCTATGCACTCAG cAGGTGGTGTCCTCATTAAGTTTCGAAGACGACG CACCAGGGGGTGCTGTCACACAACTCAACCTCGATTTCTTTGGGCCGATGGAGGACTGTAGCTCAGACAGTGACACTGATACACCGATGCCAG GAGTGGATCCAGAGCTGTATGAACTGACCACTGCTAAACTGGAGAGCAGTAACACTGGCAGTAATGTAGCAGACGCCTTTACCAGACTGATGGAGACCGTTGAAAAGAATAGCACTGTGACCAG gaAGCCTGAGCGAGATGGAGAGATAAGCCAGGAGGCAGCCCACGTGATCTCGCTCCTTCCCAATCTGTCTTTCATGCACGCAAGAGTCCTGATGTTCCCCTCCACCCTGACTCCCGCAGCCAGTCACCCATGA